A window of Apium graveolens cultivar Ventura chromosome 8, ASM990537v1, whole genome shotgun sequence contains these coding sequences:
- the LOC141679934 gene encoding uncharacterized protein LOC141679934, with protein sequence MKLKPEKCAFGVPSGKFLGFLVSERGIEANPEKIKVIMEMTVPQTQKDIQKLAGCLAALRRFIPKLAERCLPFFELLKGARNKVLIDWTPYCQTAFEEVKRHLINPPILSKAKPGEPLYLYIAAGERAVSSTLIREENGSQSPVYYVSQVLKDAETRYPNLEKFALALVHSSRKLREENAKVDELSKLVQNTSDLSSSVYFEELGAPSTDRPKVLCVSSPDNWMTPYIAYLKDRILPEDKNKARYLKYKAARFFLEDNQLYRRTFSAPTLKCVDPNEADYCLRELHEGICGDHLAAKDLAYKVIKKGYYWPTIHADAVSYVKKCSKCQKFSNVPKQSSSLPGSVISPIPFAVWGIDIMGPFPRAKGDLRYVLVAIDYMTKWAEAKAMRTIN encoded by the exons ATGAAGCTGAAGCCGGAAAAATGCGCTTTCGGGGTCCCCTCTGGGAAGTTTCTTGGTTTTCTGGTCAGTGAACGGGGAATAGAAGCCAACCCGGAAAAGATCAAAGTTATAATGGAAATGACAGTCCCCCAGACTCAAAAGGATATTCAGAAGCTCGCAGGATGCTTGGCAGCCCTTCGCAGATTTATCCCAAAATTGGCAGAAAGGTGCTTGCCTTTCTTCGAGCTGTTAAAAGGTGCCCGAAACAAAGTGCTGATCGACTGGACCCCATATTGCCAAACAGCATTTGAGGAAGTCAAACGACACTTGATCAACCCGCCTATTCTTTCGAAAGCAAAGCCCGGGGAACCTCTTTATCTCTATATTGCAGCCGGAGAAAGAGCGGTATCCTCTACACTCATCCGGGAGGAAAATGGTTCACAAAGCCCGGTATACTATGTAAGTCAAGTCTTGAAGGACGCTGAAACCCGGTATCCAAACTTGGAGAAATTCGCCCTGGCCCTTGTGCACTCGAGCAGGAAGCTAAG AGAAGAAAATGCAAAGGTGGATGAGTTGTCCAAGCTCGTCCAGAATACTTCAGATTTAAGCAGTTCGGTTTACTTCGAGGAGCTCGGTGCACCTAGCACCGACCGGCCCAAGGTATTATGTGTCAGCAGCCCGGACAACTGGATGACTCCTTACATAGCTTATCTTAAGGACAGGATCTTGCCGGAAGACAAGAACAAAGCGCGCTACCTCAAGTATAAGGCTGCCCGTTTCTTTCTGGAAGATAATCAGCTATACCGGCGGACCTTCTCTGCCCCAACTCTAAAATGCGTTGACCCGAACGAGGCAGATTATTGTCTCCGGGAGCTACACGAGGGAATCTGCGGGGATCACTTAGCCGCTAAAGATCTAGCCTATAAAGTCATTAAAAAAGGCTACTATTGGCCCACCATCCACGCCGATGCAGTTTCCTATGTGAAGAAATGCAGCAAATGCCAAAAGTTCAGCAATGTGCCAAAGCAAAGTTCAAGCCTCCCCGGGTCAGTCATCTCCCCGATCCCATTCGCAGTTTGGGGAATTGACATCATGGGTCCTTTCCCCCGAGCGAAGGGGGATTTGCGTTATGTGTTAGTGGCAATCGATTATATGACTAAGTGGGCAGAGGCTAAGGCCATGAGAACCATAAATTAG